The genomic window CGGCGCGTTCGACGAGCGATGCAGTGAGGCGGCCGTCGATGATCGGCAGCCCGGCGATCAAAGCTTCGCGGCTGATGGCACGGCCATGATGAGCAGCAAGATAGATCAGCGCATCAGCGAGCGGATCACGCTGATGATCGATGCGCTCGCGTGCATCGGTTGTTGAACCGTCACGATATGTAGCCGTACTGAAATTCACTGGGGCACGCCCTAGCCAACAATTTTACTCAAATACACACATAGCGCAGCGCAATGAGCCGCAGCATGAAACCGTTTGGTAATACTAATGTGGATCGCGGAACCGCAACAAAAGCGGCTCCGCGTCATGTGCCGCGCCGACTGCCGGCGCGGCTATTAAGGTAAATGCGTGTCAGCGGGTCGCGGAAGCTTGGGCTTTCGAGACCGACCACTTCTTCGTGTTTGCAAACCACCCGTTGACGTCATTCACGCTGTTCCAGCGTTCATCGAATGCATTGCCGTTGCCGGCATAGTTCAAAGCGGGGACTGGCTCCGCGCGCACAGGGACAGGCAGCGGCTCCGGCCCCGAAACGGGCGTGTGCAGGATGATCGGCGGCAGCTTGGTCGGAATGAGACCGAACGGCACCTCGGCGAGCGGCTCGGCATCAGCCGGAGGAGGCGCCTTCACATACTGAATCAATCCGCCCATCGCCGCGAGCAACTGATAGTCGGCGAACACTGCGACGTTCTGGGTCGAGACTAGCGACACCAGAGCGTTGAACAATTGGTTCTGAGCGTTTAGCAGGTCCACCAGCGAGCGCTGACCGAGTTCGTATTCCTTCTGATAGGACACGATGACCTTGCGGTCCGACGTGATCTGCCGGTTCAGCGCCGTGATGCGATCCGCGGTCAGGGTACGGGCAGCCCAGGCACTGTCGATCGATTGCACCGCGTCGCGCTGCAGGCGCGCATGCCTCATGGTTTCTTCGACATAGCGCTCGGCCATTTCCGAGCGTTTCCAGGTGTCCTGTCCGCCGCGGAAGATGTCCCAGCTCACGACGACCTTGCCGGCGACATCGTCGCGCTTGCCGACATAACCGTTGGAGTCGATGCCGGACGCGGCACGGCCTTCGAGATAAACGTTGGGGACGAATGCGCCCGACGTGCTCTTGAAGGCATACTTCGCCGCGCGGGCATCCGAATCCGCAGCCTGGATGGTGGGATTGAACCTCAGCGCGATCGCGAGCGATTCGTCCTTGGTCTTCGGCAATCCGGGCAGACGGTTGGGCTGGCGAAGATTGAACGGCTCGAGGCCGACGGCCCTGCGATACTTGGCGCGGGCCTCATCCAAGTTCTGGCGGAAACCGGCAAGGGTGGCGATCGCGTTTTCGACGCGCTCACGGGTCTGCTCGAGATCGCCTTCACCGGCACGGCCGCCATTGAAGCGGGCCTGAACGTTGGCGAACAGGTTTTGGTGAACCCGCACATTGTCTTCGGCGATAACGATGAGGCGCTGGTAGCGCACCACGTCGACATACGCTTCGGCGGCGTCCAGCGCGAGCAGCTCGGTGCGCTCGTGGACACGCGCGGCAGCGGCGTTCACGCGCGCGGACTGTCGCCAGATTTCGTTGATGGATGCGAAGCCGTCGAACACGAGCTGGCGTGCGACGATGGAGACTTCCCGCCCATTGCGCCAGTCACCGTTTCCCAGCGGAGCGGGCACCACCTGCTGGTTGAATCGTTCAGGGCCGGTGCGGGCTTCGAGCCGGACCTGAGGCAAAAGCGTGCCCTGCTGCTGCCGCAATTCGGACTCGGTTGCGCGGCGGTTCGCGGCCGCTTCACCTACGCCAGGGTTCGTCTTGATGGCCTGTTGGAGGGCGTCGTTGATTGAAAAGGCCGTCTGACTGAATGCATTCTCAGGATTGAAACAGGCGAGAAGCAAAGCCGGGATGGCGTAGGCCAATGTTCGCATTTGATAAAAGTCCCAACCGAAAAGCACTTAATAATTCAGTAACGATCGGGCTTGAGTAGCAGACCTCGCAACTTAGTGAAATGGTGGCTTTTTCGAGTCTTTCGAAATGTGGCGCTTGAGCCACATTTTCGACCCGATTGGGTTAACGCTCAGGCCGAAAAAGGTATTTTATTACCGCAATTGCTTCGCCTCGCTGCAGCACGCATCAGTTGTCGCGGTATGGGGCATCACCTGCCGGGAACGGAGTTTGCGCTGAGTGAGAATGGGGCGGCGGCCGCATTGGAACCTTGGAGAACCAGCCGAATCGGAGCGGGCTTTTGGAAAGCAAAGGCCCGCTCTCCGAGGGCGGAAAAGCGGGCGGGTTGGCGGCTTGGACTGGTGACTCAGGACCTTGGGTTGGCGACTGAGTGTTCAGTAATGAGGCCGGCGCTTCTTCTTTTTCACGGGCGGCGGCTGATCGTCGTAGCCATAGCCATATTGGCCATATCCCTGCTGCTGGAAGGCGACAATCGGATTGAGCTGGCAATACGCGCGCCGGCCGGAGGCGCTCGCCATGCACTGCGCATAGCTGTCATAATAACAGGTGCCGGGCCCGGCCTCGAAGGCTTCGACCAGACAATAAGGATAAACCCTGGCTGCCTCTGCCGGGGATGAAGTGAACGCATAAGCGCCCGCCACCGCTATCAGAGCCCAAATTGCATTGCGCATCGAATTCTCCGGGATTGACGTAAAAGCTGAAACCCCACCATCCGAAAGTTAGTTCCGGAAGGTTGAACACTATCCGGTTATTGTATCGTTAGTATTGAGACCGGTGGGCGGCCATGCTAGTGGTCCCCGCGTCGCGGGTGTAGCTCAATGGTAGAGCAGCAGCCTTCCAAGCTGAATACGAGGGTTCGATTCCCTTCACCCGCTCCAAACTTTTCAATGGTTGCTCTAGCCAGAGGTAACTGGCTCAGAACCTCGTGGTTGATCAGCGCTTGCGCACGAACTCAGTGCGCAAGACCAGGCCTTTGATCGCATCGTGGCGGCAGTCGATTTCTTCCGGGTTGTCTGTGAGCCGGATCGACTTGATAACCGTTCCCTGCTTGAGGGTCTGGCCGGCGCCCTTAACCTTGAGGTCCTTGATCAGGATGACGGAGTCTCCGTCTGCGAGAACGTTGCCGGATGCATCGCGAACCTCAGCGGCCCTGGCTTTCTCCGCAGCGATTTCGGACGCGGGCCGCCACTCGCCGGTTGCCTCATCATAGACGTAGTCGTCGTTCTGGTCGTTCATATCCATCCTGCATTGTGTCTCGTTACGCTGTGATCCATGCTTCGTACTGGCAGCGTGTCGTACTGGCGGCGGCAGCGTGGCAGCCGAAGAGACCCTCTATCTCGGATGCGGCGCCGAAGCAAACTTCAGCCGGTTCCAGATAGCGCGGTAAGGAAGAAGATGTCATGAACATAGGTCGCTGCTTCACGGCCGGTGGACAGTGCCTCGAGAAATGAGACATTAGACGCGACTTGTCAGACGGCGACTTGTCGCGAATGTCGGTATCGGTGGTTGCGCCTTTCACAACGAAGAAAACTCGCGGCGCGACGCCTTGGGCAGTGGGGGAGCTTGGCATGGTTCGGTTCGCGCTCGCAGGATTTGCGATGCTGGCGCTCGCGGGCGCGGCCGCGGCGGAAGAAGACAACGGCCCCGCGCTGGTCGATCTCTTCGCCAAGACCTGCGCACTACGGCCGGCATTGCCGAGCGAAATAGAACGCATCGCGTCAGGGGTGGGGTTCGTCAGTGAGGGCAGCGCGATCTCGGCTGCAATGGAGAGCAGGCCCCAGATCGACATTCTTTATTCGGCAAGATTGACGAAGCGGGGCGAGAAAGTCAGCTTGACCGCCTATTTCGCCGGTCCCGTCGATGCCCCGACCGTGTCGTGCGGGCTGAACACCATCGGTGTGTCAGCCGAAGCTCTGCCGGGTCTAATCGAGACATCATTGAATGCCCACGACCGAACCGAGAAGACCCCCGCCGACAACAAGCGACTTCGGGCGAGCTGGCGTGTAGGCGCGGCGGAGGGCGGCGACACACTTGAAGTGTCAGCGTGGCGGGATTCGCCGCGGCGGGCCTCGATTTCGTTCATGTATCGCAGCCGCAAGCAGTGAAAGAGTTCGGCGCAGAAGAAGGAGAAGGCGTTTGCTTCGCGCGTCTTATGTTGGCCGCGCGGGTACGGCCGGCAGCCCGAGCCTGTCGGCGCCGCCCGCGATCGGTTTGACGGTCCTCACGCCATCACATCGAGCGGCGGAGGGATACGACTTCTCTTAGTCACTGGCTTCAGGCTCAGTTGTGTAGGGAGGATCGGCCTTGAAGGAGCGAGGCCAGGGCACCAGCATTGCGACCTGCTCGCGGTATTGTCGATACCGATCGCCAAATCGCGCAATCAAGTCGCGCTCCTCCAAGCTGGTGCCAATGAAAATGTAGGCCGTGGTGACGACTGCAAACAGAAGATGCCCAAGCGTCATTGTTGGAGTTGACCAGAACGCGATGATGAAGCCGAGATAGAGCGGATGGCGCACTAGTCTGTACAAAAATGGAGTCTTGAAACCAGTGCCATCGAC from Nitrobacteraceae bacterium AZCC 1564 includes these protein-coding regions:
- a CDS encoding hypothetical protein (product_source=Hypo-rule applied; cleavage_site_network=SignalP-noTM) — translated: MVRFALAGFAMLALAGAAAAEEDNGPALVDLFAKTCALRPALPSEIERIASGVGFVSEGSAISAAMESRPQIDILYSARLTKRGEKVSLTAYFAGPVDAPTVSCGLNTIGVSAEALPGLIETSLNAHDRTEKTPADNKRLRASWRVGAAEGGDTLEVSAWRDSPRRASISFMYRSRKQ
- a CDS encoding protein PhnA (product_source=KO:K06193; cog=COG2824; ko=KO:K06193; pfam=PF03831; superfamily=82057; tigrfam=TIGR00686), yielding MNDQNDDYVYDEATGEWRPASEIAAEKARAAEVRDASGNVLADGDSVILIKDLKVKGAGQTLKQGTVIKSIRLTDNPEEIDCRHDAIKGLVLRTEFVRKR
- a CDS encoding hypothetical protein (product_source=Hypo-rule applied; transmembrane_helix_parts=Outside_1_19,TMhelix_20_42,Inside_43_49); translated protein: MWRLSHIFDPIGLTLRPKKVFYYRNCFASLQHASVVAVWGITCRERSLR
- a CDS encoding adhesin transport system outer membrane protein (product_source=KO:K12543; cath_funfam=1.20.1600.10; cleavage_site_network=SignalP-noTM; cog=COG1538; ko=KO:K12543; pfam=PF02321; superfamily=56954; tigrfam=TIGR01844) encodes the protein MRTLAYAIPALLLACFNPENAFSQTAFSINDALQQAIKTNPGVGEAAANRRATESELRQQQGTLLPQVRLEARTGPERFNQQVVPAPLGNGDWRNGREVSIVARQLVFDGFASINEIWRQSARVNAAAARVHERTELLALDAAEAYVDVVRYQRLIVIAEDNVRVHQNLFANVQARFNGGRAGEGDLEQTRERVENAIATLAGFRQNLDEARAKYRRAVGLEPFNLRQPNRLPGLPKTKDESLAIALRFNPTIQAADSDARAAKYAFKSTSGAFVPNVYLEGRAASGIDSNGYVGKRDDVAGKVVVSWDIFRGGQDTWKRSEMAERYVEETMRHARLQRDAVQSIDSAWAARTLTADRITALNRQITSDRKVIVSYQKEYELGQRSLVDLLNAQNQLFNALVSLVSTQNVAVFADYQLLAAMGGLIQYVKAPPPADAEPLAEVPFGLIPTKLPPIILHTPVSGPEPLPVPVRAEPVPALNYAGNGNAFDERWNSVNDVNGWFANTKKWSVSKAQASATR
- a CDS encoding hypothetical protein (product_source=Hypo-rule applied; cleavage_site_network=SignalP-noTM; pfam=PF12071), whose amino-acid sequence is MRNAIWALIAVAGAYAFTSSPAEAARVYPYCLVEAFEAGPGTCYYDSYAQCMASASGRRAYCQLNPIVAFQQQGYGQYGYGYDDQPPPVKKKKRRPHY